tttgaaaacatattagttatgctttcatgaagttcaaattttcaaaaatttgaatatgtaactgTTCGtatattgcttgtggcggttacttccttgcatgtctatgtctatataaggccacttccattcagttttaaggcattttaaaacgtaaacacataacagatcaattttagcatggcttcactaaaccatgtttcaattagaaatttgcgtcctaataataagccatgtacgataacggttagaatttgcggctatgaaagcaacctctatatggagatgttaataacataggtagtattgagatgatcctgatggacgaacatgtaagtattcattgtttgtgaatttttcttttttgattagattactttttaacataactttcttcgaatttataactagcttttaacattttaatgtataaacattttcattttgacagtttgataaagtggttgttgttgcaacaatcggttttattccaaccgaccagttatggtattcaatggaatgtgtgaactgttctcaagaagttaagttgaccgatctctacatggatgcaaTTGACATTatttgatgctttaagggacaacaaaatgtggatttgttgttcatgtaacaaggaaggagttctcatcaatcctaggtatatatttatatttcatattaaaactctataatcattaagttgtgtggtaaaattgtatctctgtttttttttttttttttgtagatttaatgtgcaagttaggattgtagatgccactggtgctcttggagttaaaatgaatgatcaacaaatttcaaatcttatacaaataacagcctatcaaatttgtgacgaaaattatgaggtatatatggtttattttagtgctaaataagacttttctatgcattttaagtcattaaatttttttaaaatggtcattagttgtaataggagtacatttacttcgctacatgcatgcttgaactggtgttaaataaattatttaaggttatagcgcatccacgtgggtctatatatcaaagtgggggaaaattcataatacctatcacatccaggtaaccaacataatccttcttatatgcgcctatTATGAgcaatccattttataatttctctctggcgtgcaatgtacgcgttttaagccctcgtgtatcattagTATATCACAAGATAaatctagcattcttcttctttaaattaatcaactcataagaatatttttattatgtccaactcagttatatttattcatcaatacaatcttaaaataaagttaaagaaaaattatttagggttgtccgtgcatcgcacggggtctaagcactagttatatatataaatatgtttgtatataaataataaagtgaGATTCATGGTGGAGAAAATGTACAGGAAAGCAAATggtgatatataaataaattatcaagTTTGGTCCTTTAGAGATAAAAATGACCAAGATACCCTCACGTGGGAGGCATGTGTGAGGTGTTAACAGAAGTGAGATgacggtcaaatagtcaaaggaccaaacgtgatccttatcctcctataaaggaCTGTCCTTGAGGTTTTGAATTAGAAAGGACGAAAGGTGACTATTTCGATAAATcacagggacgatttatgtcattaactctaaaattaagTGAATTATTTTTATGGAATATATGATAACTATTAAATGAAATAGGGTGTGTTTAGATTAGATTTTGAGAAATaaataagattaagatattGGATTTATGTATACTAGATTtggatttttatatttaatctttgagttgtaagtaaaaaaaaaatttcattattatttgaaattatatgaaGATCtggaaataaatatttaaatttgtttgataagatgatgaagatgttgaGTTTAGATCTCAAAAAAGGAGAGATTAAAGAGAGGATGATTGTTTTAGAGATAAAAAGACCAAAATGCCCTCACGTGATATGCACGTGAAAGAGTTAACGACAAAActtaacagaagttagtgcgAGAGACCCCTGGCAACGACAATAAAAAACTAAGGGACcgtttgcaacgaaaaaaagcACAGGGGGGGAAATGCGAATACCAACAACCAgatggaccatttgtgacattttcttttaaacataTAACAGTGCTTGTGCGTCCTTTTTCCTCATCGAGTGCCATTAGAGCATCCACAATGAGGAAAAGTCTTTGAAAGCTTTTTATTTTGCCACCTATTTAATCCATTAACTTTAAgctattaaaaagattttactCCAATGGAAAAGGTTTTCTTAAAGCTTTTTATAACACTAAACAATGAAAAAAGTTTTTGCTTAAAAGGTTGATAATTATCGACCTATTCTCAAATAAGTCATCCAGTTTAATAGTATCAACCTTTTTCAAAAgcttaatttttcaaaaaaagtttttcatcaAATTGTTATTGGAGATGCCTTAGGGGCGTATACAACTATACATCGTCCAACTTGTTTATTTCATGCTTACAATTCATTACAAGAAAAGTAATCAATCCGTATTATTTAGTGACACGCTtcaatatatactcgtattaaatcATAGACATAGTTTTAGTGgtactttaaaataaattacatgTGGGTTGACACATCTTTTAAAAAAGAAGTGTTacttaaatattatttaatataaaagtgttgtaaattgCAATATTGAACAATAGAAGTATGCAAGGGCTGGATGTCATTAGATTTGACTACTACTACTCGTTAGGAGTAGCTCGTGCAAATAGTCCAAAAACTGGATTTATGACCGTAAATCCTCCATCAAGTACCAGATTATGTCCACTCATATATCTGGATTCGTCACTGGCTAGAAATAGGGCAGCTTTTgcaacatcattttcatcaagAGTAACCCCTTTGAGGTTAGAATATGCTTTAGTGTATTTCTCTGGaaaatcatttatgtaatttttagCTATTGGGGAAGGTATATAATATGGTGATAAGCAATTAACGCGAATCCCATATTGGCCAAGCTCGGCCGCAGTGTTCTTAGTGAGCCCAACGAGTGCATGCTTTGAAGTTGAATAGGCATGAGAAACAACCCCACCAATGCTCCCAGATATACTTCCCATCATAATGATACTTCCACTACAAGCCGGGATCATGGCTCGAGCTGCGTGTTTTGTTCCAAGGAACACACCAGTTACATTGACACTCATGACACGTTCAAAACTGAACGTGTCATTGTCAACGATGTTGAGCTTTCCATCATCTACGATGCCTGCATTATTAACCATTATGTCTAACTTGCCATATTTCATAAGGGTTACATTGATGGCATTTTCGACATTTGATTCAATAGTGACGTCACAATGAACAAATAAAGCCTTGTCAAGACCAATATCTTCGCATACAGCTTGGCCCAAGTCATCTTGGATATCAGCAATTACGACTTTCGCTCCATGCTTGACGAATAGCCTTGCCGTTGTCTCTCCAATCCCCTGAGCTCCACCCGTGATAAGTGCTACCTTCATTTCCAACCTAATTAAAAATCACGAAGGGGtcaactatatataattataaatagttaattaaactaatttttGATAACTAGCAAATTACAAGAATTTTTCGACGAAAAATTTGTCACACTATCTCCAGATGTGGTCGCAATTACTTTCATGCGACAAAACTTTGGTTGCAAAATGGTCGTCGCAATAAATGGTCGTAGAGAATAATTTTTGCGACCAAATTTACACTGAAACTTTTGTGGGACCCACGTACTTTATTAAAGATAAGGGAACTAATTAATTGTCGTTTAGTGATGTTTATTGTAACAAAACGGTATTGTCGGGGAAAGTTTGGTCGATCgcaaaaaatgtttttttgcTAGATGAattgaataaattttttaaactgGAGTGTTTCTTAGGATGGTAAACAACTTTGCAACAAAATAGTACAGTAATTTCATAGTGATGAATAATGATGCCATGATGGTGCGTATTAAATATTAATCAGTGGATCGATCGGAAGATATTAACGAGTACTCGCATGTCTACACATTGTTAAAAACCCACATTTTAGAAAACTCGTTATACGTAACGACCATTATACTCGGGTGATACTTGCGacagtaaacaatatatatagaaggttattgattaattaaagttgtaaaatgagtaaattaatttagtttgatatttttagatagttatatttttaaataaatataaattagcaCTATTTTAATTGACCAATCTCTTTCCGCCccattaaatattatattttataattttaaaaggtttttcttttctttacttttatttcaaatatgtaTTATTTGTTATATCACTTGAAAGCTATATGAATTTGTTGAAGTATATGTGTTTTTATCggtataattttaattaaatatcttATATAGCAAAAGCAATATATTTaagatcaaaattaattaataagaattttgAAACTTCAAAATGTAACACTTTTAATAGCATGAAaggtgtatatataattaaattctGGACATTATCAAACACCTTATCAATAGGTCACCAAATTGATTAACAGAGaattgtttaattttatgaCATCAACCTTCATAGTTCGTTTAcctaattattaataataatattaataataacaataataataataattattttttgggAATTCTAATACAACATATAGCACACTTGATACACTAAAACTTACCTTGGAACAATTCGCAAAATCTTGGCCATGGTTTTCTGTCAAGCGACGACTACGTACAGCAGAGTCGGTAGTAACGCTACTAATGATTTAATTTGAAGGTGATAACGCTTTGTAAGATTAGCACTACAATTAGATGcctttaaatagaaaaataaacatGTGTAGAGTGTactttgtcatattttaaattcattaaaaaaaattactcaaAATTCTTAATTAGAGAAAcctattaaaattttcataattaaacatatttaattttttcaaaaaatattcaataaaaGTAATATCGAAATTATATATCTCATCTGTTTAGGGATGACAACAGAGAATAAAAACTTCGTAACCCGCAGATATCCATCTGTGATGAGTATCTTCAATAAATTTTACGCGTGGATAGATAACGAGTATAAATATGTACATGTATGATAATAAGTATACTATGCCCGTTATGGATAAAATTGTACCGCAAACCGGTGTACCAAGGTGATTAGACCTTTGGATATATCCTTAAAATACTGTCAAACCGCATACCTTTTATTACCTTTGGGCTACATATTagtaaactttatatttatctgaaatcaaatatttataccttttaaattaaaatttgttgGGCTAACGATAAAGTTTGATTCCTAtaacaaaattgattatttttcatattctaCGATCAAATCGATCTGAGACAACATATTATCTAGTGAATTCACTAGCTACAGTCTACACTATTTACATATTATGTACGAACATATTAGATTACATCAAAAGGCTACTCGATCTTTGACGGAACTCCTCCACTATTTACACTATATTTTTCCTATTCCTTTTTATACCCTAATCCGTGGATCTACTATACGCGTAAGCTTGTATAACCGTAGATTATATACAAGGATAAAAAGTTTAACCCTTAGTTGATACCCTCGAATTAACGGATCAAGAAAAATCCACGGATATATTGAGAAAGGAATATCTACACTCATTATCGTCCTTATATCTGTTAAGTTTTATGTAAGTATGTCACATGCATCATTAACAAAATCCATGTAGATTATTAAATCGGGACACGTGATCAAAAAAATCTGTAACACCTCATCAGTGACAGAAACGTGAGATGTAAATGAAACAAGCTTTTAAATGGATGTTATACAGAGAAACTAGATGATGTCCATATAAAGCGACACATTTTCAAATACAAGTCAGGATACAACAGTGAGTTCTATGCGAGAGAAAACAAATCGAAACATCGtgaaacgaaaataaaaattggTTTGTGACTGAGATTAATGTATCAAAACATGTTAGGGATGGAACATGTTTATTAGCTTGATTTAGCTTAGTTTGTAGTGATTTATGTTTCGATTGGAAAGTTTAAAAGTATTAAGGTTTATATCTTGGGGACACCTTGGGATAAATGATGGTGGTGAATTAGTATATCATAATGATGACAGGGAATCCACCTCAATCagttcatgtttttttttttatttattttaataaagtgACATGTCTACATGCAATAGCGGATCTAAGATTTTGGCTAAGGAGGGTCCTTGAGCGATTACTTAGTTGAGgcggaaaaacaaaactaaaatggCGGGGGTAGCCGGTTGGGTCGAATAGTAGGAACGAGCAATCGGGTTACaaatgtcaatattaaaaacataaattgaaCATAACTTAAATATAAATGGTTATAAATATGTACattagtattatatattgtaCTTATAAAAATAGTATAAAACAGATATGCCGAATTATGACTAAACTGTCTAATGAATATATGAATACAAA
The sequence above is drawn from the Erigeron canadensis isolate Cc75 chromosome 4, C_canadensis_v1, whole genome shotgun sequence genome and encodes:
- the LOC122597132 gene encoding secoisolariciresinol dehydrogenase-like, with protein sequence MDICGLRSFYSLLSSLNRRLEMKVALITGGAQGIGETTARLFVKHGAKVVIADIQDDLGQAVCEDIGLDKALFVHCDVTIESNVENAINVTLMKYGKLDIMVNNAGIVDDGKLNIVDNDTFSFERVMSVNVTGVFLGTKHAARAMIPACSGSIIMMGSISGSIGGVVSHAYSTSKHALVGLTKNTAAELGQYGIRVNCLSPYYIPSPIAKNYINDFPEKYTKAYSNLKGVTLDENDVAKAALFLASDESRYMSGHNLVLDGGFTVINPVFGLFARATPNE